In Candidatus Defluviilinea proxima, a single genomic region encodes these proteins:
- a CDS encoding diguanylate cyclase — protein MFAITPIVISAFISTVIFAIITMIAWRRKQEQFGFYFAMMATCDTFWTAMVTLGYAAVPISLKVFLAILDAWGYITSQAFLLLFALSFAGYERIAETKWMKAIVVFYSISNILLVSTNPWHGLYWTGFIPQADNIVVFVHGPMFAYTVVSGYTLIVSALVIVTVGTSRGSSIMKRQARWLVAALLVDIFLNIAYLTNIIGLPGVDWSSATSSLFGLFVLWALYGDKLLDITPIARNKLINNLSDGMIVLDQQNRITDINRSAAEMFGKTEGTLLGKRIQDVLPLMQTHVEQPLGNEVKFELHFDDGSQRYYDALLSPLKETLPNRIIGRMIIFRDITERKMNELRLLQLHKAVEQSPVSVMITDTQGNIEYVNPHFTYLTGYELEEVLGKNPRIVQSGNTSSETYKNMWGTIQSGKIWRGEILNKKKNGEPYWEAEIIAPVVDGIGRIINYITIKEDITAQKESDAKLRDAYTKLGEQMKEIQGLQGDLREQAIRDSLTRLHNRHYLNETLKRELSRAMRESYPISFVLLDIDRFKNINDTYGHDVGDIILRKTADRFSEFTRTGDILCRYGGEEFLVVLPNTHEQDAFIIAERLRYSIQESTINVEGKTVSITISIGISEFPAHGQHENQVLQAADKAMYHAKNSGRNQVVLWSKIKTQS, from the coding sequence ATGTTCGCGATTACGCCGATTGTCATCTCTGCCTTTATTTCGACTGTAATCTTTGCAATAATTACCATGATCGCCTGGCGACGCAAGCAGGAGCAATTTGGTTTTTATTTTGCAATGATGGCCACTTGCGACACATTCTGGACAGCAATGGTCACACTTGGATATGCAGCGGTGCCAATTTCGCTAAAAGTCTTTCTGGCAATTTTGGACGCATGGGGATATATCACATCTCAAGCATTTTTACTTTTGTTTGCCTTATCCTTCGCAGGGTACGAACGTATTGCCGAAACGAAGTGGATGAAAGCCATAGTAGTATTTTATTCCATCTCCAACATATTGCTGGTTTCCACGAATCCCTGGCACGGGTTATATTGGACAGGCTTCATCCCCCAAGCAGACAATATCGTTGTTTTTGTGCATGGGCCTATGTTTGCCTATACTGTGGTCTCAGGCTATACATTGATCGTATCGGCTCTTGTCATTGTTACCGTGGGTACCTCTCGCGGATCAAGCATTATGAAACGCCAGGCACGGTGGTTGGTAGCCGCACTCCTTGTGGATATTTTTTTAAACATCGCTTACCTTACCAATATCATTGGTTTACCCGGGGTGGATTGGAGCTCTGCAACGTCTTCGCTTTTTGGTCTCTTCGTTTTATGGGCTCTGTACGGTGACAAGTTACTGGATATCACACCCATTGCCCGCAACAAGTTGATCAACAATTTGAGCGATGGCATGATCGTACTGGATCAACAAAACCGTATCACTGACATTAATCGCTCAGCGGCAGAGATGTTTGGCAAAACCGAGGGCACTTTGCTTGGCAAGAGGATTCAAGATGTTCTACCACTCATGCAAACACATGTTGAACAGCCTCTCGGAAACGAAGTGAAATTTGAATTGCATTTTGACGACGGAAGCCAACGTTACTACGACGCGCTCCTTTCACCGTTAAAAGAGACCCTGCCAAATCGAATCATCGGGCGTATGATCATTTTTCGCGACATTACCGAACGCAAGATGAACGAATTACGCCTACTACAGCTTCACAAAGCCGTGGAACAGAGTCCCGTTTCGGTAATGATCACAGACACGCAAGGCAACATTGAGTACGTCAATCCGCACTTTACGTATTTGACCGGGTATGAGCTTGAAGAAGTGCTTGGTAAAAATCCGCGCATCGTGCAATCAGGGAACACTTCGTCAGAAACGTATAAAAATATGTGGGGAACGATCCAGTCTGGCAAAATCTGGCGCGGTGAAATATTAAACAAAAAGAAAAATGGCGAACCGTACTGGGAGGCTGAGATCATTGCCCCCGTTGTGGATGGTATAGGCAGGATCATCAACTACATTACGATCAAGGAAGATATCACTGCCCAAAAAGAATCAGATGCCAAACTGCGCGATGCCTATACCAAACTTGGAGAACAAATGAAAGAAATCCAGGGGCTACAAGGGGATCTGCGCGAGCAGGCGATCCGCGACTCGCTTACCAGGTTACATAACAGACATTATCTAAACGAGACACTCAAACGTGAATTATCGCGTGCCATGCGTGAGAGCTATCCAATCTCCTTCGTGCTATTGGACATTGATCGATTCAAAAACATCAACGATACGTATGGGCATGATGTGGGAGATATCATTTTACGCAAAACCGCAGACCGATTTTCAGAGTTCACGCGTACAGGGGATATCCTTTGCCGTTATGGAGGCGAAGAGTTCCTCGTGGTATTACCTAATACACATGAGCAGGATGCGTTTATCATCGCAGAGCGTTTGCGCTATTCAATTCAGGAATCGACGATCAATGTTGAAGGAAAAACCGTTTCAATCACAATTTCCATTGGCATTTCAGAATTCCCTGCCCACGGACAGCATGAGAATCAAGTGCTTCAAGCCGCAGACAAAGCCATGTATCATGCAAAAAACAGCGGCCGTAATCAAGTGGTGCTCTGGTCAAAAATAAAAACACAGAGCTAG